ATCCAGCGCGGTTACTTACAAGTTAACGGACAGTACCTTAAGCAAGCGTCAGAACATCCGGACTTGAGTCAATTGGAGCCGATAGAACGCGAAGTGTTTGATTGGTTCTCTTCTTCGCGAAAAGCAAGCGAAATGAAATTCTCTTGGTCATTACCCGCTAGCTTGACCCAGAAATATACAGTTTACGAACAGCATCTGCAAAATGAACAACTGCTGTATGCAGACGAGTGGCAAGCCTGGAATATAAATATTGGCTTAATCGGAGCTACGATCATCTTTAGCTTAGGTAGCTATAAGCTTCTGGTAGCCTTAGCAAAAGGACGCCATAACGTGGGTTTTCTCATTATCATGGGCGTCTTCTCAATCATCATGCTGCTTTGGTTGATGAGCCAGCCGCCACGCTTGAGCGATCGCGGGCAAAGATATCTGAGACGACTTCAAGGAACCTTCGCTCAGCTAAAGCAGAAGGCAACAACGAGTATTCCTGATGAACTCAACTACAACTTGCTGGTAGCAGTTTTTGGCGTAGAGGCGCTTGCTGGAACTCCCTACTACTCTTATCAAGACGCATTTCTTCTAAAACGGTCGTCCAGTAGTTCCTGCGGTAGTTCCGATGGTAGTTCCTGCGGTAGTAGTTGCGGTAGTAGTTGCGGTAGTAGTTGCGGTGGCGGATGTGGTGGGTGTGGAGGAGGATAGTCAGGAATGGTTTCTCATTTACCAACATTAGGCGTCGGACTGGGTTTTCGGGAACCGTTCCGCAGTGACTTGTTTTTGCATCGGCAAGCGGTTGACTTTCTGGAAATTGTTGCCGAACACTACCTAGATGTGCCGCCCTACAAGCAGCAAGAGTTAGAATTGCTGGCTGACCATTTCCCGTTAATTCCCCACGCGATTAATCTGTCGCTAGGGAGTGCAGAAGGTTTAGACGCAGATTACTTACGCAAACTGGCAGAACTCATTAAACGACTGAATCCGCCTTGGTGGAGCGAACACATCTGCTTTACGAAAGCAGGCGGAGTCGATATCGGGCATCTGTCGCCCCTGCCTTATACACACGAAGCGGTAGAAGTGCTTTGCCGCAACATTGCTCAAGTACGTCGCTACATTGATGTGCCGCTGATTTTGGAGAATATTTCTTATCTATTAACAGTCCCAGGTGCGGAAATGACTGAAGCTCAGTTTCTCGCAGAAGTAGTAGAGCGTTCAGATTGTGGGTTACTGCTGGATGTGACGAATTTATATATCAATGCAGTTAACCACAACTATGACATCTATGCTTTTTTGGCGCAATTGCCCCTAGAGC
This DNA window, taken from Coleofasciculus sp. FACHB-1120, encodes the following:
- a CDS encoding TIGR04222 domain-containing membrane protein, giving the protein MDMLLHNPIGDMYGPHFLLFYACVIVTTLLVCLRNVQDPSTNQPLPLIPTEPDPYAIAFLRGGESELTKLVVFDLIQRGYLQVNGQYLKQASEHPDLSQLEPIEREVFDWFSSSRKASEMKFSWSLPASLTQKYTVYEQHLQNEQLLYADEWQAWNINIGLIGATIIFSLGSYKLLVALAKGRHNVGFLIIMGVFSIIMLLWLMSQPPRLSDRGQRYLRRLQGTFAQLKQKATTSIPDELNYNLLVAVFGVEALAGTPYYSYQDAFLLKRSSSSSCGSSDGSSCGSSCGSSCGSSCGGGCGGCGGG
- a CDS encoding DUF692 domain-containing protein: MVSHLPTLGVGLGFREPFRSDLFLHRQAVDFLEIVAEHYLDVPPYKQQELELLADHFPLIPHAINLSLGSAEGLDADYLRKLAELIKRLNPPWWSEHICFTKAGGVDIGHLSPLPYTHEAVEVLCRNIAQVRRYIDVPLILENISYLLTVPGAEMTEAQFLAEVVERSDCGLLLDVTNLYINAVNHNYDIYAFLAQLPLERVVQLHFVGGHWHNGVLIDSHSHSTHPEVWTLMEEVVARIPVKGIVLERDENLPPFAELSAELEGARKIGRRHGKWD